The following proteins come from a genomic window of Mycolicibacterium rufum:
- a CDS encoding ANTAR domain-containing protein: MNSHAADDTSRQVIDIAVGILIGLRGYSRREAFDELVRVVHQTGVGLGSLAAGLVAVASGSSSAEHAEAFAAWGELLGPRRRALSATA; this comes from the coding sequence ATGAATTCTCATGCCGCTGACGACACGTCGCGTCAGGTCATCGACATCGCCGTGGGCATCCTGATCGGCCTGCGGGGCTACTCGCGCCGCGAGGCGTTCGACGAACTGGTGCGCGTGGTGCACCAGACCGGCGTCGGGTTGGGCAGCCTCGCCGCGGGACTGGTGGCGGTGGCCTCGGGGTCGTCGTCGGCCGAGCATGCCGAGGCGTTCGCCGCGTGGGGGGAATTGCTCGGGCCTCGTCGGCGCGCGCTATCCGCCACCGCCTGA
- a CDS encoding glycoside hydrolase family 15 protein encodes MVLQPTQAVSGTVSANGESSAFALATTPSYANTGPLRNPFPPIADYAFLSDCENTCLISSAGSVEWLCVPRPDSPSVFGAILDRGAGHFRLGPYGVSVPAARRYLPGSLILETTWQTHTGWLIVRDALVMGPWHDLETRSRTHRRTPMDWDAEHILLRTVRCVSGTVELVMSCEPSFDYHRTSASWEYSAQAYGEAIARATKNPDSHPTLRLTTNLRIGLEGREARARTRLSEGDNVFVALSWSKHPAPQTFDDAADKMWKTSECWRQWINVGDFPDHPWRSYLQRSALTLKGLTYSPTGALLAAPTTSLPETPQGERNWDYRYAWVRDSTFALWGLYTLGLDREADDFFAFIADVSGANNGQRHPLQVMYGVGGERSLVEEELNHLSGYDNARPVRIGNGAYNQMQHDIWGTMLDSVYLHTKSREQIPETLWPVLKEQVEEAIKHWREPDRGIWEVRGEPQHFTSSKIMCWVALDRGAKLADLEGEKSYAQQWRVIAEEIKEDILTRGVDSRGVLTQRYGDDALDASLLLAVLTRFLPSDDPRIRATVMAIADELTENGLVLRYRTDETDDGLSGEEGTFTICSFWLVSALVEIGEIHRARHLCERLLSFASPLHLYAEEIEPRTGRHLGNFPQAFTHLALINAVVHVIRAEEEADSSGGFQPANAPV; translated from the coding sequence ATGGTTCTGCAGCCCACCCAGGCCGTCTCCGGCACGGTCAGCGCCAACGGTGAATCGTCGGCGTTCGCGCTGGCCACGACGCCGTCGTATGCGAACACCGGTCCGCTGCGCAACCCCTTCCCGCCGATCGCCGACTACGCCTTCCTGTCCGACTGCGAGAACACCTGCCTGATCTCGTCGGCGGGGTCGGTCGAGTGGCTGTGCGTGCCGCGACCGGACTCGCCGAGCGTCTTCGGCGCGATCCTCGACCGCGGCGCCGGCCACTTCCGGCTCGGCCCGTACGGGGTGTCGGTGCCGGCCGCCCGCCGCTACCTGCCGGGCAGCCTGATCCTGGAGACGACCTGGCAGACCCACACCGGCTGGCTGATCGTGCGCGACGCACTGGTGATGGGGCCGTGGCACGACCTCGAGACCCGCTCCCGCACCCATCGCCGCACCCCGATGGACTGGGACGCCGAACACATCCTGCTGCGCACCGTGCGCTGCGTCAGCGGCACCGTCGAACTGGTGATGAGCTGCGAACCGTCGTTCGACTACCACCGCACCAGCGCCAGCTGGGAGTACTCCGCGCAGGCCTACGGCGAGGCCATCGCCCGGGCGACGAAGAACCCGGATTCCCATCCGACGCTGCGGCTGACGACGAACCTGCGCATCGGACTGGAAGGCCGGGAGGCCCGTGCGCGCACCCGGCTGTCCGAGGGCGACAACGTGTTCGTCGCGCTGAGCTGGTCGAAGCATCCGGCGCCGCAGACCTTCGACGACGCCGCCGACAAGATGTGGAAGACCAGTGAGTGCTGGCGGCAGTGGATCAACGTCGGCGACTTCCCCGACCACCCGTGGCGGTCCTATCTGCAGCGCAGCGCGCTGACCCTCAAGGGTCTGACCTACTCCCCCACCGGTGCGCTGCTGGCCGCACCCACCACGTCGCTGCCGGAAACCCCTCAGGGCGAACGCAATTGGGATTACCGCTATGCGTGGGTACGCGATTCGACGTTCGCGCTGTGGGGTCTCTACACATTGGGTCTCGACCGCGAGGCCGACGACTTCTTCGCGTTCATCGCCGACGTCTCCGGTGCCAATAACGGCCAACGCCACCCGCTGCAGGTGATGTACGGCGTGGGCGGGGAGCGCAGTCTGGTCGAGGAGGAACTCAACCATCTCTCGGGCTACGACAACGCCCGGCCGGTGCGCATCGGCAACGGCGCCTACAACCAGATGCAGCACGACATCTGGGGCACGATGCTCGATTCGGTGTACCTGCACACCAAGTCCCGTGAGCAGATTCCCGAGACGCTGTGGCCGGTCCTCAAGGAACAGGTCGAGGAAGCCATCAAGCACTGGCGCGAACCCGATCGCGGTATTTGGGAGGTCCGCGGCGAACCGCAGCACTTCACCTCCAGCAAGATCATGTGCTGGGTGGCGCTCGACCGCGGCGCGAAACTGGCCGATCTGGAGGGCGAGAAGTCCTACGCCCAGCAGTGGCGCGTGATCGCCGAGGAGATCAAAGAGGACATCCTGACCCGCGGTGTCGACTCCCGCGGTGTGCTGACCCAGCGCTACGGCGACGACGCCCTGGATGCGTCGCTGCTGCTGGCCGTGCTGACCCGGTTCCTGCCGTCGGACGACCCACGGATCCGCGCCACGGTGATGGCCATCGCCGACGAGCTGACCGAGAACGGCCTGGTGCTGCGCTACCGCACCGACGAGACCGACGACGGCCTCTCCGGGGAGGAGGGCACGTTCACGATCTGTTCGTTCTGGCTGGTGTCGGCGCTGGTCGAGATCGGTGAGATCCACCGGGCGCGGCACCTGTGCGAGCGCCTGCTGTCCTTCGCCAGCCCGCTGCATCTCTACGCCGAGGAGATCGAGCCGCGCACCGGCAGGCATCTGGGCAACTTCCCGCAGGCGTTCACCCATCTGGCGTTGATCAACGCGGTCGTGCACGTGATCCGGGCCGAGGAGGAGGCCGACAGCTCGGGCGGATTCCAGCCGGCCAACGCACCTGTGTAA
- a CDS encoding Ms4533A family Cys-rich leader peptide → MQTACGNKGGHIVALIAVGFSAVADVCCCC, encoded by the coding sequence ATGCAAACGGCGTGCGGCAACAAGGGTGGCCACATCGTGGCGCTCATTGCTGTCGGCTTCTCGGCCGTTGCTGACGTGTGTTGTTGTTGCTGA
- a CDS encoding sulfate ABC transporter substrate-binding protein produces the protein MNLTKPGPRWRAVAALALTTSLVAACGGGASDVAGEGGGSNAETTLTLVAYAVPEPGWSKIIPAFAATPEGKGVAVTTSYGASGDQSRAVVDGKPADIVNFSVEPDITRLVKADKVSADWNAGATKGIPFGSVVSLVVRKGNPKNIRDWDDLLQPGLEVVTPSPLSSGSAKWNLLAPYAAKSDGGKNPQAGLDFVNKLVTEHVKTRPGSGREATDVFLQGSGDVLISYENEAINVERQGKPVEHVNPPQTFKIENPVAVVSSSQHQEQANALKNFLYTPEGQKLWAEAGFRPVDPAVAAEFTKDFPTPQKLWTIADLGGWGDVDPALFDKGNGSVTKIYKQATG, from the coding sequence ATGAATCTCACCAAGCCCGGCCCGCGGTGGCGCGCGGTCGCAGCGCTGGCCCTGACGACCTCGCTGGTCGCCGCGTGCGGCGGTGGCGCGAGTGACGTCGCCGGTGAGGGCGGCGGGTCCAACGCCGAGACGACGCTGACGCTGGTGGCCTACGCGGTGCCGGAGCCGGGGTGGAGCAAGATCATTCCCGCGTTCGCGGCCACCCCCGAAGGCAAGGGCGTCGCGGTGACCACCTCGTACGGCGCGTCGGGAGATCAGTCGCGCGCGGTCGTCGACGGCAAGCCCGCCGACATCGTCAACTTCTCGGTCGAGCCCGACATCACCCGTCTGGTCAAGGCCGACAAGGTGTCCGCGGACTGGAACGCCGGCGCCACCAAGGGCATCCCGTTCGGTTCCGTGGTCTCCCTCGTCGTGCGCAAGGGCAACCCCAAGAACATCCGGGATTGGGACGACCTGCTGCAGCCGGGCCTGGAGGTCGTCACGCCGAGTCCGCTGAGCTCCGGGTCGGCGAAGTGGAATCTGCTGGCGCCGTACGCGGCCAAGAGCGACGGCGGTAAGAACCCGCAGGCTGGTCTGGATTTCGTCAACAAGCTGGTGACCGAGCACGTCAAGACCCGGCCGGGGTCCGGCCGGGAGGCCACCGACGTGTTCCTGCAGGGCAGCGGTGACGTGCTGATCTCGTACGAGAACGAGGCGATCAACGTCGAGCGTCAGGGCAAGCCCGTCGAACACGTGAACCCGCCCCAGACGTTCAAGATCGAGAACCCGGTGGCGGTGGTGTCGTCGTCGCAACATCAGGAGCAGGCCAACGCGCTGAAGAACTTCCTGTACACCCCCGAAGGTCAGAAGCTGTGGGCCGAGGCCGGCTTCCGGCCGGTCGATCCGGCGGTGGCCGCCGAGTTCACCAAGGACTTCCCGACGCCGCAGAAGCTGTGGACCATCGCCGACCTGGGCGGCTGGGGTGACGTCGATCCCGCGCTGTTCGACAAGGGGAACGGTTCGGTCACCAAGATCTACAAGCAGGCCACGGGATGA
- the cysT gene encoding sulfate ABC transporter permease subunit CysT: MTSIVAEAEPATPLRGRNRHGSTSLRVGAATLWLSVIVLLPLAAIVWQSATGGWHAFWSAVTSNAALESFRVTLTVSIGVTLINAVFGVIVAWVLTRDDFPGKRLVDSVIDLPFALPTIVASLVMLALYGPNSPVGLHLQQTKWGIGVALLFVTLPFVVRSVQPVLLELDREVEEAAASLGANNYLIFTKVILPALLPSLLSGAGLAFSRAIGEFGSVVLIGGAIPGETEVSSQWIRTLIENDDRVGAAAISIVLLVISFVVLFILRAVGARAAKREELAT; this comes from the coding sequence ATGACCTCGATCGTCGCGGAGGCCGAACCGGCGACGCCCCTGCGGGGGCGCAATCGCCACGGCAGCACCTCGCTGCGGGTCGGCGCCGCGACGCTGTGGCTCTCGGTCATCGTGCTGCTGCCGCTCGCCGCGATCGTGTGGCAGTCGGCGACCGGCGGATGGCACGCGTTCTGGTCGGCGGTCACCTCCAACGCCGCGCTGGAGTCGTTCCGGGTGACGCTGACGGTCTCCATCGGCGTGACCCTGATCAACGCGGTGTTCGGGGTGATCGTCGCGTGGGTGCTCACTCGTGACGACTTCCCGGGCAAACGGCTGGTGGATTCGGTGATCGACCTGCCGTTCGCGCTGCCGACGATCGTGGCGAGCCTGGTGATGCTGGCGCTGTACGGGCCCAACAGCCCGGTCGGGCTGCACCTGCAACAGACGAAATGGGGCATCGGCGTCGCGCTGCTGTTCGTCACGCTGCCGTTCGTGGTCCGCTCCGTGCAACCGGTGCTGCTGGAACTCGACCGCGAGGTGGAGGAGGCGGCCGCGTCGCTGGGCGCCAACAACTACCTGATCTTCACCAAGGTGATCCTGCCCGCGCTGCTGCCGTCGCTGCTCTCCGGTGCCGGCCTGGCGTTCTCGCGGGCGATCGGCGAGTTCGGCTCGGTGGTGCTGATCGGCGGAGCGATACCCGGCGAGACCGAGGTGTCCTCGCAGTGGATCCGCACGCTCATCGAGAACGACGACAGGGTGGGAGCCGCGGCGATCTCGATCGTGCTGCTGGTGATCTCGTTCGTCGTGCTGTTCATCCTGCGCGCGGTCGGCGCGCGCGCGGCGAAGCGCGAGGAGTTGGCGACGTGA
- the cysW gene encoding sulfate ABC transporter permease subunit CysW, with protein sequence MILSPAVRLLLRWVAIGYVTILVLVPVGLILWRTFSPGVGAFVASVGTPAAVSALQLSLLVVAIVVPLNVLFGVPTALVLARNRFRGKSVLQAIIDLPFAVSPVVVGVALILLWGSAGLFGFVENDLGLKIIFSFPGIVLASVFVTVPFVIREVEPVLHEIGTDQEEASATLGAQWWQTFWRITLPSIRWGLTYGIVLTVARTLGEFGAVIMVSSNLPGQSQTLTLLVADRYNRGAEYGAYAIATLLMSVAVLVLVAQVILDARRAKAAQ encoded by the coding sequence GTGATCCTGTCCCCGGCGGTCCGCCTGCTGCTGCGGTGGGTGGCGATCGGTTACGTCACCATCCTGGTGTTGGTGCCCGTCGGCCTGATCCTGTGGCGCACGTTCTCCCCGGGCGTCGGGGCCTTCGTCGCCTCGGTCGGCACTCCCGCGGCGGTCTCGGCGCTGCAGCTCTCGTTGCTGGTGGTGGCTATCGTCGTCCCGCTCAACGTGCTGTTCGGGGTGCCGACCGCACTCGTGTTGGCGCGCAATCGTTTCCGTGGCAAGAGTGTCCTTCAGGCCATCATCGACCTGCCGTTCGCGGTGTCGCCGGTGGTGGTCGGTGTGGCGCTGATCCTGCTGTGGGGTTCGGCGGGGCTGTTCGGATTCGTGGAGAACGACCTGGGTCTGAAGATCATCTTCAGCTTCCCCGGCATCGTGCTGGCCAGCGTGTTCGTCACGGTGCCGTTCGTCATCCGCGAGGTGGAGCCGGTGCTGCACGAGATCGGCACCGATCAGGAGGAGGCGTCGGCCACCCTCGGCGCGCAGTGGTGGCAGACGTTCTGGCGCATCACCCTGCCGTCGATCCGGTGGGGGCTCACATACGGCATCGTGCTGACGGTCGCCCGGACGCTCGGCGAGTTCGGCGCGGTCATCATGGTCTCGTCGAACCTGCCCGGCCAGTCACAGACACTCACCCTGCTGGTCGCCGACCGCTACAACCGCGGCGCCGAATACGGCGCCTACGCGATCGCGACCCTGCTGATGAGCGTCGCGGTGCTCGTTCTCGTCGCCCAGGTGATCCTCGACGCTCGCCGGGCCAAGGCCGCACAATGA
- a CDS encoding sulfate/molybdate ABC transporter ATP-binding protein: MTHAITVSGANKRYGDFAALDNVDFVVPAGSLTALLGPSGSGKSTLLRAIAGLDEPDSGTITINGRDVTDVPPQKRGIGFVFQHYAAFKHLTVRENVAFGLKIRKRPKAEVTEKVDNLLEVVGLAGFQTRYPNQLSGGQRQRMALARALAVDPQVLLLDEPFGALDAKVREDLRAWLRRLHDEVHVTTVLVTHDQQEALDVADRIAVLNKGRIEQVGSPTEVYDSPANAFVMSFLGAVSPLNGALVRPHDIRVGRNPDMAIANGDNSIQATGVTKAVIDRIVMLGFEVRVELTNAATHTPFTAQITRGDAEALGLRAGDTVYVRATRVPTLPDEAQGDQPVVADGEPARLS; encoded by the coding sequence ATGACCCACGCGATCACCGTGTCCGGCGCGAACAAGCGCTACGGCGATTTCGCCGCGCTCGACAACGTCGACTTCGTTGTGCCCGCCGGATCGTTGACCGCCCTGCTCGGACCGAGCGGATCGGGCAAGTCGACGCTGCTGCGGGCCATCGCCGGCCTCGACGAGCCCGATTCGGGCACGATCACGATCAACGGCCGCGACGTCACCGACGTTCCGCCGCAGAAGCGCGGCATCGGCTTCGTGTTCCAGCACTATGCCGCGTTCAAGCACCTCACGGTCCGCGAGAACGTGGCCTTCGGTCTCAAGATCCGTAAGCGCCCCAAGGCCGAGGTCACCGAGAAGGTCGACAACCTGCTCGAGGTCGTCGGGTTGGCCGGCTTCCAGACGCGCTATCCCAATCAGCTCTCCGGCGGGCAGCGGCAGCGCATGGCGCTGGCGCGCGCGCTGGCCGTCGATCCCCAGGTGCTGCTGCTCGACGAGCCGTTCGGCGCGCTCGACGCGAAGGTGCGCGAGGATCTGCGGGCGTGGCTGCGCCGTCTGCACGACGAGGTGCACGTCACCACGGTGCTGGTGACGCACGACCAACAGGAGGCCCTCGACGTCGCCGACCGGATCGCGGTGCTCAACAAGGGCCGCATCGAACAGGTCGGCTCGCCCACCGAGGTGTACGACAGCCCGGCGAACGCCTTCGTGATGTCGTTTCTGGGCGCGGTGTCACCGCTGAACGGTGCGCTGGTGCGGCCGCACGACATCCGCGTCGGGCGTAACCCGGACATGGCGATCGCCAACGGCGACAACTCGATTCAGGCCACCGGCGTGACGAAGGCGGTGATCGACCGGATCGTGATGCTGGGCTTCGAGGTGCGTGTCGAACTGACCAACGCGGCCACCCACACACCGTTCACCGCCCAGATCACCCGTGGCGACGCAGAGGCGCTCGGACTCCGAGCCGGCGATACCGTATACGTGCGGGCCACCCGGGTGCCGACGTTGCCCGACGAGGCGCAGGGCGATCAGCCGGTGGTCGCCGACGGCGAACCCGCGCGGCTGTCGTAG
- a CDS encoding metal-sensitive transcriptional regulator, whose product MVGDEEAISAVLNRLRRAQGQLTGVISMIEQGRDCKDVVTQLAAVSRALDRAGFKIVATGLRECIADGDGADGKREMSVDELEKLFLALA is encoded by the coding sequence GTGGTCGGTGATGAGGAAGCCATCAGCGCGGTGCTGAATAGGCTGCGTCGCGCTCAGGGACAGCTGACCGGCGTCATCTCGATGATCGAGCAGGGTCGCGACTGCAAGGACGTCGTCACCCAGCTGGCGGCGGTGTCCCGCGCACTGGACCGCGCGGGATTCAAGATCGTCGCGACCGGGCTGCGGGAGTGCATCGCCGACGGCGACGGCGCCGACGGCAAGCGGGAGATGAGCGTCGACGAGCTCGAGAAGCTCTTCCTCGCGCTGGCCTGA
- a CDS encoding sulfite exporter TauE/SafE family protein: MVALTVVLALAVGLSLGLLGGGGSILMVPLLAYVAGLDAAHAIATSLLVVGVTSAVGAVSHARAGHVRWRTGLEFGAAGMAGAYAGGWASQFLPGSLLLVGLAAVMITAAIAMLRGRRAPMSTDRPGRHAALLAQGLAVGAVTGLVGAGGGFLVVPALALLAGLPMGTAIGTSLVVIAMNSFAGLAGHLTAGAIDWRLAAMVTAAAVAGALAGSRLTALISVDALRAGFGWFILAMASVILAEEIHPAVGALTAMLTALSGLMYASCKAGYFCPLRALYPRG; this comes from the coding sequence ATGGTCGCGCTGACGGTGGTCCTCGCCCTAGCGGTCGGGTTGTCGCTGGGCCTGCTCGGCGGCGGCGGCTCGATACTGATGGTGCCGCTGCTGGCCTACGTCGCCGGCCTCGACGCCGCCCACGCCATCGCCACGTCGCTGCTCGTCGTCGGCGTGACCAGCGCCGTCGGGGCGGTGTCGCACGCACGGGCCGGCCACGTGCGGTGGCGGACCGGTCTGGAGTTCGGGGCAGCGGGCATGGCCGGCGCGTATGCCGGCGGCTGGGCGAGTCAGTTCCTCCCCGGCTCGCTGCTGTTGGTCGGGTTGGCGGCGGTGATGATCACCGCGGCGATCGCGATGCTGCGCGGGCGCCGTGCCCCGATGAGCACCGATCGGCCCGGCCGTCACGCCGCGCTGCTGGCCCAGGGGCTGGCGGTCGGCGCGGTCACCGGCCTGGTCGGTGCCGGGGGCGGCTTCCTGGTGGTGCCCGCGCTGGCGCTGCTCGCCGGATTGCCGATGGGCACCGCGATCGGTACGTCGCTGGTCGTGATCGCGATGAACTCGTTCGCCGGACTGGCGGGGCACCTGACCGCCGGGGCGATCGACTGGCGACTGGCGGCGATGGTGACCGCTGCCGCGGTGGCGGGCGCCCTGGCCGGCTCCCGGCTGACGGCGTTGATCAGCGTGGACGCCCTGCGGGCCGGTTTCGGCTGGTTCATCCTGGCCATGGCATCGGTGATCCTGGCCGAGGAGATCCACCCCGCCGTCGGGGCGCTGACCGCCATGCTGACCGCGCTCAGCGGCCTGATGTACGCCTCGTGCAAAGCGGGATACTTCTGTCCGCTCCGGGCGTTATACCCCCGTGGGTAA
- a CDS encoding NAD(P)/FAD-dependent oxidoreductase, producing MSHHKILIVGGGTAGITVAARMLRAGHGDVAVIEPSDVHYYQPLWTLVGGGQADAATTVRPEARVMPSGATWLHTAAAAVDPDANTVTCTDGSTHTYDVLVICPGIQLDWERIDGLTETLGRDGVSSNYRFDLAPCTWDFIRDTRKGTAVFTMPSGPIKCAGAPQKIVYLACDHWRREGVLDDIDVYLVIPTPRIFGIPAIAENLEKVIADYGIQLHTATEVTSVDAAGKKVALSSVAEGGEDGTLPYDVLHVVPHQSAPDWIKAGPLSTGEAGGYIAIDRHTLQHVRYPNVFALGDAGSSPNSKTGAAIRKQAPVVVENVDAFLAGRPLTGSYDGYASCPIVTSAHDMLMAEFDYDFNLKPSVPLLDPTKPHRPYWYLKKYGLPAMYWHLMLKGLV from the coding sequence ATGAGTCATCACAAGATCCTGATCGTGGGCGGCGGCACGGCCGGTATCACCGTGGCCGCGCGGATGCTGCGCGCCGGCCACGGCGATGTCGCCGTGATCGAACCGTCCGACGTGCACTACTACCAGCCGCTGTGGACGCTCGTCGGCGGAGGTCAGGCCGACGCCGCCACCACGGTGCGACCCGAGGCCAGGGTGATGCCCTCGGGCGCCACCTGGTTGCACACGGCCGCGGCCGCCGTCGACCCCGACGCCAACACGGTGACGTGCACCGACGGGTCCACCCACACCTACGACGTGCTGGTAATCTGCCCCGGCATCCAACTCGACTGGGAGCGGATCGACGGCCTGACCGAGACTCTCGGCCGCGACGGGGTGTCGTCGAACTATCGCTTCGACCTCGCGCCATGCACCTGGGACTTCATCCGCGACACCCGCAAAGGCACCGCCGTGTTCACGATGCCGTCCGGCCCCATCAAATGTGCCGGGGCCCCGCAGAAGATCGTCTACCTCGCGTGCGATCACTGGCGCCGGGAGGGGGTCCTCGACGACATCGACGTGTACCTGGTGATTCCCACGCCGCGCATCTTCGGCATCCCCGCGATCGCCGAGAACCTGGAGAAGGTCATCGCCGACTACGGCATCCAGCTGCACACCGCCACCGAGGTCACCTCGGTCGACGCCGCGGGCAAGAAGGTCGCGCTGAGCAGCGTGGCCGAGGGCGGGGAGGACGGGACGCTGCCGTACGACGTGCTGCACGTGGTGCCCCACCAGTCGGCCCCGGACTGGATCAAGGCCGGTCCGCTGTCCACCGGCGAGGCAGGCGGGTACATCGCCATCGACCGACACACGCTGCAACATGTGCGCTACCCCAACGTGTTCGCCCTCGGGGACGCCGGGTCGTCGCCGAACTCCAAGACCGGCGCGGCGATTCGCAAGCAAGCCCCGGTCGTCGTCGAGAACGTCGATGCGTTCCTGGCGGGCAGGCCGCTGACCGGGTCCTACGACGGCTACGCGTCCTGTCCGATCGTGACCTCGGCACACGACATGCTGATGGCCGAGTTCGACTACGACTTCAACCTCAAACCCTCAGTGCCCCTTCTCGATCCGACCAAGCCGCACCGGCCCTACTGGTATCTCAAGAAGTACGGCCTGCCGGCGATGTACTGGCACCTGATGCTCAAGGGTCTGGTCTGA
- a CDS encoding MBL fold metallo-hydrolase: MKFIQYYLDCLSHASYLIADEESGRAVVVDPQRDVSEYVADAEKLGLRIELVIETHFHADFLSGHLELAAATGATIVYSSVATPEFEVMSVEDGQRYSLGDVTLEFRHTPGHTPESLSVVVYEHADDAVPYGVLTGDTLFIGDVGRPDLLASIGFTRDELADMLYDSLHDTLMTLPDATRVYPAHGAGSACGKNLSTELWSTIGDQKQDNYALRAPDKATFVALVTEGQPPAPGYFVYDAILNRKERGLLDETQMPTAMSYSQVQKALQTGAVLVDGRAPEEFALGHFREAVNIGLAGRYAEFAGSVVTPDTDIVLMTEPGHELEGKNRLARIGFDRVIGYLADPEQAMLDHPEQVQIASRLSATAFGERAAAVAGLQVVDVRNPGEAAAGMIPGAVNIPVGQLPGRVGELDPAAPTVVYCAGGYRSSVAASVLRRNGFTDVSDILGGYNAWDEIAQHA, translated from the coding sequence ATGAAGTTCATCCAGTACTACCTGGACTGTCTGTCGCATGCGTCATACCTGATCGCCGACGAGGAATCGGGGCGCGCGGTCGTCGTCGACCCCCAGCGCGACGTGTCGGAGTACGTCGCCGACGCCGAGAAACTCGGTCTGCGCATCGAACTCGTCATCGAGACCCATTTCCACGCCGACTTCCTGTCCGGCCATCTCGAGCTCGCCGCAGCCACCGGGGCCACGATCGTCTACTCGTCGGTGGCCACCCCGGAGTTCGAGGTGATGAGCGTCGAGGACGGCCAGCGCTACTCCCTCGGAGACGTCACGCTGGAGTTCCGGCACACGCCCGGGCACACGCCGGAGTCGCTCAGCGTGGTGGTCTACGAGCACGCCGACGACGCCGTCCCCTACGGCGTGCTGACCGGCGACACCCTGTTCATCGGCGATGTCGGCAGGCCGGACCTGCTCGCCTCGATCGGCTTCACCCGAGACGAACTCGCCGACATGCTCTATGACTCGTTGCACGACACGTTGATGACGCTGCCGGACGCGACCCGGGTCTACCCTGCGCACGGCGCGGGCTCGGCGTGCGGCAAGAACCTGTCCACCGAACTGTGGTCGACCATCGGCGATCAGAAACAGGACAACTACGCGCTGCGCGCACCCGACAAAGCGACGTTCGTCGCGCTCGTCACCGAGGGGCAGCCGCCCGCGCCGGGGTACTTCGTCTATGACGCGATCCTCAACCGCAAGGAGCGCGGCCTGCTCGACGAGACGCAGATGCCGACCGCCATGAGCTACAGCCAGGTGCAGAAGGCGCTGCAGACCGGTGCTGTGCTCGTCGACGGACGCGCCCCCGAGGAGTTCGCCCTCGGCCACTTCCGCGAGGCTGTCAACATCGGACTCGCCGGCCGCTACGCCGAATTCGCGGGATCCGTGGTCACCCCCGACACCGACATCGTGCTGATGACCGAACCCGGCCACGAACTCGAGGGCAAGAATCGGCTGGCGCGCATCGGATTCGATCGGGTGATCGGCTATCTCGCCGACCCCGAGCAGGCGATGCTGGATCACCCCGAGCAGGTGCAGATCGCCTCGCGGCTGTCGGCCACGGCGTTCGGCGAGCGCGCCGCGGCCGTCGCCGGCCTGCAGGTCGTCGACGTCCGCAACCCGGGCGAAGCCGCCGCGGGCATGATCCCCGGCGCGGTCAACATCCCCGTCGGCCAATTGCCAGGCCGTGTCGGCGAATTGGATCCCGCCGCCCCCACGGTCGTCTACTGCGCCGGTGGCTACCGCTCTTCGGTCGCCGCAAGCGTGTTGCGCCGCAACGGCTTCACCGACGTCAGCGACATCCTGGGCGGTTACAACGCCTGGGACGAGATCGCCCAGCACGCCTGA
- a CDS encoding sirohydrochlorin chelatase, with protein MRAARVVNAGVGGALVLTAHGSADPRSAATAREIASCIRRLRPSLDVRVAFCEQNTPNLVDVLADVGRGAVVVPLLLADAYHARVDIPAMIAESGSDARQASVLGEDDRLIHVLRQRLEHAGVSRLDPDVGVLVTAVGSSHAQANVRTATVARELTLTTRWTATTAFATGPSPSVADAAETLRERGASRLVIAPWFLAPGRITDRVAAFARAEGMSMSSPLGAHRQVAETVLDRYNAALTAHVAA; from the coding sequence GTGCGGGCTGCACGCGTCGTGAACGCAGGGGTGGGCGGCGCGCTGGTGCTGACGGCGCACGGTAGCGCCGATCCCCGTTCGGCGGCGACCGCGCGGGAGATCGCCTCGTGCATCAGGCGTCTGCGCCCCTCGCTGGACGTGCGCGTCGCGTTCTGCGAACAGAACACCCCGAATCTGGTCGACGTGCTCGCCGACGTCGGGCGGGGCGCGGTGGTCGTGCCGCTGCTCCTCGCCGATGCGTACCACGCCCGGGTCGACATCCCCGCGATGATCGCCGAGTCCGGTTCCGACGCGCGCCAGGCGTCCGTCCTCGGCGAAGACGACCGGCTGATCCACGTGCTGCGGCAGCGGCTCGAGCACGCCGGCGTGTCCCGTCTCGACCCGGACGTGGGCGTGCTGGTGACCGCGGTCGGCTCGTCGCACGCGCAGGCCAACGTCCGCACGGCCACGGTCGCCCGTGAGCTGACCCTGACCACGCGGTGGACCGCGACCACCGCGTTCGCCACCGGTCCGTCGCCGTCGGTGGCCGACGCGGCCGAGACGCTGCGGGAGCGCGGCGCCTCGCGGCTGGTCATCGCTCCCTGGTTCCTGGCGCCGGGGCGCATCACCGATCGCGTCGCAGCTTTCGCCCGTGCCGAGGGTATGTCGATGTCGTCGCCGTTGGGTGCGCATCGTCAGGTGGCCGAGACCGTCCTCGACCGGTACAACGCCGCCCTCACCGCACACGTAGCGGCCTAA